The genomic segment AAAAGAATTTAAAATAAAGGTTAGTGTATGAAAAAAGCTTTTATAATGATAGAATTGGTTTTTATAATTACAATTATAGGAATATTATCTGGCGTAGCTATCATGAAAATGAATTTCGGAAGAACTGATGCTGAAATACAAAACGCAAAAGTTCAATTAGCTTCCGTAAAATCAGCAATAATGGTATATTATAACGATAAGTTACTATTTGGAAAGCCTAAATATCCAGAAACTTTAGACAAAGATGGAAAATTATTTGGATCTATTTTGCCAATGGGTGGTATTAAACCTAGTACCGGAAAAAATGGTTGGAAAATAATAAAACCCAATGAAGAATATACCTTTACAGTATCAGGAAGAACTGTAAAATTTAAATACAAGAAAGCAGATGGAAAACTAACTTGTGAACCAAACCACGACACCACTCTTTGTTCTCAATTAGAATAATATAAAGTTTTGCAAAGTAATTTTTATTATAAAATTTCATTTCCTGGACTAAATTTAGAAATACTAACCTACAAAAGCAAGGTAGAAATATGCTTATTTAAAGCTGTATTAGTATCTTTAAGATCAAAAAAAATAATGGGTTTTGTGATTTCAGAAACTACAGAACCTGAGTTTGAAACACTAGAAATTTTAGAAGTTCTACCTTTTTATTTAACAAGCATGCAAATAGAACTTTGTAAGTTTATAAGTTATTACTACACTTGTGAGTTTGGAGCTTCTCTGTCTTTATTTGAACCAAAAATAGATAATCAACAAAAAAAATACAACTTTACAATAAGCAACAATAGACAAAAAATATTTAAAATTGTAAATTTTGCAAAAAAACCACTTTTAAGCAAAGAGCAACAAAAAGCATTTGAGTTTATAAAAAATCAAAAAAATAGCTTATTGTTTGGAGATACTGGTAGTGGAAAAAGTGAAATTTACATAAGTTTAATAAGAGAGGCTTTAAACGATAACAACCAAGCACTCTTTTTAATGCCTGAAATTTCATTAACACCACAAATGCAAACAAGGCTTGAAAACTATTTTGGAGACAGTATCGGTATTTGGCATTCAAAAATAACAAAGAAAAAAAAAGAACAAATTTTAAAAGATTTAATATCTGGCAAAATCAAACTAATAGCAGGAGCGAGGTCTGCTCTATTTTTACCATTTGAAAGGCTAAAAATCATAATAGTTGATGAAGAGCATGATGATAGTTATAAAAATTCAATATCAAATCCACACTATAACGCAAGAGATTTAGCTGTATTTTTATCATCAAAATTGGACATAAAAACAGTTCTTGGTAGCGCCACTCCAAATGTTACTAGTTTTTACAAATTTCCTCACTTTAGACTAAAAGGCACATTTTTTAAATCAAATAAAAATATAATATACGATGAAACCGAAACCCAATTATCACAAACAATAATTAACCAATTACAAAAAACACTTGCAAGCAAAAAACAAGCAATCATCTGTCTTCCAACAAGGGCAAATTTTAGATACCTAACATGCAAAGAATGTGCAGATACAATAAAATGTCCATTTTGTAGCATAGGAATGAGTTTTTACAAAAAAGAAAACATACTAAAATGCCAATACTGCGAGTTTAAAATGCCTGTTACAAACACATGTGATAAATGCGGAAGCAATATGATAGAAGCAAAAAAAATTGGTACAAGTGAACTTTTAGAACAACTACAAAATGAATTCGCAAATGCAAATATTATAAAATTTGACAGAGATGAAATAACAACACAAAATAAGCTTGTAAAAATTTTAAAAGATTTCAACAACAAAAAAATAGATATTTTGGTTGGAACACAAATGTTAAGCAAAGGGCATGATTATCATAATGTTGATTTGGCTATAGTAATGGGGGTAGATGAGCTGCTTACTTATCCTGATTTTCGTGCGTATGAAAAAACCCTATCATTAGTAAAACAAGTTTCAGGAAGAGCCGGAAGAAAAGGCGATGGTACTATAATACTACAAACAAGACAAAAAGATTTTTTTAAAAAATACCTAGATGACTATGATAAATTTATACAATACGACTTAGAATGTAGAAATAATTTATATCCACCGTTTTATAGAATTTTAAGAGTTGTTATATCCCATCAAAATGATAACACAGCCAATGAAATATTAAACAACTTAATAAATATAACAACAAAACAAAAAAACATAAATTTAATAGGTTATGGTAAGTGCAGTATAGAAAAGATAGGCTCAAGATTTAGATATGAAATTTTAATTCGCTCAAAATCATATAAAAGCTTAATAAACACGGCTCAAAAACTAAAATATAAATATAAATATATAGATATAGATATAGATCCTGTTAATTTTTCTTAATTTTATCAATATTTTGTTATAATTAAAAAAAACATATTTAAAAATAAAAAAGGCTATTTTATGTCTCAAAAACTTATAGTCATAGGTGCTTCAACCGGAGGGCCGGGACACATCAAAAAACTTCTAAAAGATATCAATCTAAATGGTGCAACAGTTGTAATAGCACAACATATGAACAAAATGTTTATACCATCTTTTGCTGCACAAATTGCAAAAGAGTGCAGTATAAAACTTGAAATTTTAAAAGAAAAAACTATTTTAAAAGAAAAAGTATATGTTTGTGAGAAAAATTTTGTCATATCAGACACTCTCCCATTGTCAGCTAAACCTAATTCAGAAAACAAAACAACTTTTACACCAAATGTCGATATGCTTTTTGATTCTTGCGTTAATATATCTAAAAGCATTGATTTAATGGCAATACTTCTTACAGGAATAGGAGATGATGGAGCTAGCGGGCTAGATAAACTTCAAAAAGCTGGAGTAAAATGTATAGCAGAAAATGAAGAAAGTGCGATAGTTTATGGTATGCCAAAACGTGCAAAAGAGCTAAACCCTACAATAAAGTCATTAAATTTAACAAATATAAAAAAAGAGCTGGAGGGCTTTTTAAATGTTATTTAAAAAAAATAATCAGGAAATAAACAACAACAATCAAACAGAATTTCCATTACCAACCGATATAGATGGGATTGATGATTTTATAAAAAATATAAAGGTGTTATCAGGTGTTGATCTTGAACCAAAAAGAGAAATAACAATCCAAAGACTTGAAGCTTTTGCAAAAAATAAAAGGATAAAAACTTTTAAAGAGATAGCTTCTATAATAAAATATAACTCTGAAACTAGACAAGATATCTTAAACCTAATAACAGTAAACGAGACATATTTTTACAGAGAGCTACCTCAATTAAAAGATGTAATAACTTACGCAAAAGAACTTCCCAATGCAAATATACTTTGTGCACCATGTTCTACAGGAGAC from the Campylobacter pinnipediorum subsp. pinnipediorum genome contains:
- a CDS encoding primosomal protein N', encoding MQSNFYYKISFPGLNLEILTYKSKVEICLFKAVLVSLRSKKIMGFVISETTEPEFETLEILEVLPFYLTSMQIELCKFISYYYTCEFGASLSLFEPKIDNQQKKYNFTISNNRQKIFKIVNFAKKPLLSKEQQKAFEFIKNQKNSLLFGDTGSGKSEIYISLIREALNDNNQALFLMPEISLTPQMQTRLENYFGDSIGIWHSKITKKKKEQILKDLISGKIKLIAGARSALFLPFERLKIIIVDEEHDDSYKNSISNPHYNARDLAVFLSSKLDIKTVLGSATPNVTSFYKFPHFRLKGTFFKSNKNIIYDETETQLSQTIINQLQKTLASKKQAIICLPTRANFRYLTCKECADTIKCPFCSIGMSFYKKENILKCQYCEFKMPVTNTCDKCGSNMIEAKKIGTSELLEQLQNEFANANIIKFDRDEITTQNKLVKILKDFNNKKIDILVGTQMLSKGHDYHNVDLAIVMGVDELLTYPDFRAYEKTLSLVKQVSGRAGRKGDGTIILQTRQKDFFKKYLDDYDKFIQYDLECRNNLYPPFYRILRVVISHQNDNTANEILNNLINITTKQKNINLIGYGKCSIEKIGSRFRYEILIRSKSYKSLINTAQKLKYKYKYIDIDIDPVNFS
- a CDS encoding CheB methylesterase domain-containing protein → MSQKLIVIGASTGGPGHIKKLLKDINLNGATVVIAQHMNKMFIPSFAAQIAKECSIKLEILKEKTILKEKVYVCEKNFVISDTLPLSAKPNSENKTTFTPNVDMLFDSCVNISKSIDLMAILLTGIGDDGASGLDKLQKAGVKCIAENEESAIVYGMPKRAKELNPTIKSLNLTNIKKELEGFLNVI
- a CDS encoding type II secretion system protein; amino-acid sequence: MIELVFIITIIGILSGVAIMKMNFGRTDAEIQNAKVQLASVKSAIMVYYNDKLLFGKPKYPETLDKDGKLFGSILPMGGIKPSTGKNGWKIIKPNEEYTFTVSGRTVKFKYKKADGKLTCEPNHDTTLCSQLE